The window TCAGCAAAGTATCTCTGTACGCCTGAGAGTCTTTCGTATCCTTCTTGAGCAAAGTTAAGTTGGCAACGGATCATAGCCTCGAAGGAAGGGTCAAGATAGGCTAAAGCGAGGTTAGCGTTAATTCATCTTATAGCCAAGAAACAAGACATACGGATACGAAGGTCGACCAAGACGGGCAATTCGGCAATGAGCTGGTCATTAAGGATATTGAAGATATCACGGGCCTCATCGTGCTCGGATTGGGCTCGAGGGAGCTTGGTAGAGTCATCTGATGGCTTTTCTACGAGCTTCCTAACCTTGGCCCTTGCAGCGTCATAGTCGCTCATCTACGTATCACGTCAGCTACGGTCATAAGCAGCCCAGGCAGCCAAGAGCTACCTTGTGAGATCGCTTTGTGATAGCAGCGTCGATATTGGTGTAATAGCTGTTGAGTTTGCCGATGGGATCAAGAACTGTCGCTCGGAATGGAGCGTCCTGTTCAGATCCATGAGTTGTTGCTTGGGATATTGCGGCAGGATACACTCACGAGCTCTCGACCAACACCAGCATCAAGTTCATCGACAGCGGATTTGTACGCATGACCAGCCATAGCACCCTGCGTATGAAATGTCAATGAATATCCGTAAATTGAACTCCAACATAGCTTACGTCGCTTGTTCGATCGGCGGAGTAGAATAGAGCAACAGTCTCAGCGATTCTGGACTGAGACGCAGCCATGGCTGTTTCCTATCATCAGCGCAACAGTTTGTTGATTGAGCAAGAGCACTTACATCGCATGGAGTCAAGATAAGTCTTTGCTTCTTTTTGAAGGTTCACGgtttccttctccatcctACCTTGCTTGTCAGCCATCCATGCACTTCCTTCCGTGCCAAGAACCCAGTACCCAGACGCACGTCTTGTATcgcccttcttcctcagcAAACTCTCGATCTACAGTTCGTTCAATCTGACCCGTCTTTTGCATAATTGACGTTCCAGCCCTAGTAGCGGCCTTCTTGAATCTATAATGTGATACTCGGCATCAGTACGTTCGAGGCCGATACGCCGTGATGAGTACGGGATTGCATGGACGTACCCTCCCCTGCCAGGCCATTAGCGTCGGGTGACTATAACTAGAGATCGGACAGACTTACCAAGACATGATTGGACTACTGTGGTGAATATAAGGCTAAACAAAAGTTGATGTTATAAGGCTTGCGACAGGATTAAAGCAACGAACGTTCACAGTCCACGTTGTGACTGCTGTGGTTGATACTCGTTGCGGTTGGGCGACGACGTCGAGGGAGCGGACCGAAGTGCTTGCATTACATAATGTAGGGCTGGCCGGGAGAAAAGTCAGAAAAATGCGTTACGAGAGAATTGAAATCGGCGATCACCGCAACTGAAGGAGCTCGCGCGTCGTCGATGACCTCTCAATGTCAAGCATATAGTGTGTCATTCGAGCTCTTACTCTTAGATAGTCCTCTCCAGAACCTATATCGCGGTCTCAACGCCCATCACAGACTGCAGGAGTAGCCGTGCAACATGTCTCGTTCATCTTATGATCGGTGAGTGTAGCCCTGTACTACTTCCGAGAGCTGCATTGACGTCGATGGTTTAGATACctcaccatcttctctcctgAAGGAAGGGTATGTCGCAAACCACTGTTTGCTGAGCGTCTTATATAAATTTTGAAGGCTGACAAGCGAATTAATTGTTACACTATAGCTCTATCAAGTTGGTAAGTGTTTCCTACGTCCACTGGATCCACATGTAGCTTACAGTCCCACAGAGTATGCTTTCAAGGCCATTTCCTCAGCCGGTATCACTGCTGTGGCCATAAGAGGCAAGGACACATCCGTCGTCATTACCCAACGGAAAGTTCCTGTACGTGGAAAAATTCTTGAAGAAAATGGGCACCTACTGATTGTAATGACGAATACAGGACAAGCTCCTCGACCCTGAAACTATCACCCACCTGTTTCAAATCACCCCCACTATTGGATGCGTCATGACAGGCTTGATCGGTATGTTGAAAATTAGCAAAAAGGACGGTTGGCGGGAGAGTAACTGATATTATGAGATAGCCGACGCGCGGGCGCAAGTGCAGCGAACACGATCGGAGGCTGCTCAATTTAGGTATAAATACGGCTATGAGATTACTCCCGAATCTCGTAAGCCAGACGGTGCACACCAGAGTTGTTTCAATTGCTAATATGAGCACAAAGTCGCAAAGCGTATGGCTAACATCAACCAAGTTTACACCCAACGAGCTGGCATGAGACCCCTCGGTATTTGTACGTCTAGCGAGCCCATTTGTCGGGAATATTGGCTGACTAGTCCATGAAGCTATGATCTTGATTGGTCCTGATGACGAAAGAGGACCTCAACTATTTAAACTTGATCCTGCGGGATATTTTACTGGCTACAAGGCCACTTCTTCAGGACAGAAACAAACTGAAGCCGCCAACTATGTATGTTGTCTGCTACTCTTCCCTATAATTTTCTAATGTGACCTAGCTCGAGAAACGATGGAAGACCTTGGAAGctgagaagaaggatttGGATCGAGCAGGTGTGATTGAAGTTAGTGGACATACCTTCAAGCGCCCCTTATCTTCCTTTACTAATCCAGACTTGTTACTAGATGGCTATTGAATGTCTCTCGTCAATCTGCGCAACGGACTTCAAGGCGTCTGAAATCGAAATTGGTATTTCCTCATTGTCACCGGATGAGAAGCACATCGAAGGTCAGGGTGGAAGGTTTAGGCAGATGGATGAGCGGGAAAGAGATGAGTGGTTGGTCAGGGTCGGAGAGAAGGACTAGAAGCTTATAAATGGTCGCGGCTATGCATTTGTATACAATGAGCTTTAAATATTAAACATAGTAGTCTACTTCATTCATGTGCTGGTAATTTCGTAGAAAATAAAAATACGTAGCAATTCCCGTCGGATCCACACTTGTATACACGAAAGCTGCGACCACTATTATGCTACACAGTCATTAAAGGCGAACGCTTTGCACTGACGGGACCATCAAAGCATCGTCTTCGGAATGTGCATGCTAAGAAGTCGGCTGCATCGTTCAATTCCGAAGAATGCATTATCGCGTCGCCGTGCGTGCAACATGTTCGGAATTGTCCGCGCCGGCTCATGGTCATCCAAAAGTTGTCCATCTCTCCTGTCCAAGGGCATTTTTATTTATTCAAACTATCAATACATACCATCTTCAACCGGCAATAACATTAAAAACTTAGTAACAGGTAAAGCGCAATCAAATGGCTTCATTAGCTGGATTCTCTAGCCGAGCGGCGCTCAGTGCATTCGTAAGTTAACCCACCGCCTCCTAGATCATATGATTGACTCTTTCTATCAGTCTTGCCCAACTTGCACTCCCCGCTTCATTCACCCTCGGTCCAACTTTTTGCAAACCGTCCAAAAATATTCTACCTTTCCTTCCCCCAAAAATGCCGCTTCTGCAGTTGGAAACCGCGCTCAGCCTCGAATAACTGCTGAAGAAGCTCGTCGCGCGGTTGAGGCTGCTCGGCAAAGAATGTACCAGGAGAgagcaaaaaaaaatagAAGTATCATGTTATATTCTGCTGGTAGTGTGAGTAAAAAGCCTAGCGCCACTATTACACACAGTCCTGCATAAACTGATTGAGCGTATTGTGCAGCTGTTCCTTGCGCTCGGTATCACCTACGCTGCCGTTCCCCTCTACCGAGCTTTCTGCTCCGCCACTGGTTTCGCTGGCACTCCCATGACCGACACCTCACGATTTACCCCTGACCGTCTCTACGTCACCCCCGAAACTGAAGGTCGTAAACGTATAACGGTACACTTCCAGTCATCTAGCGCAGAATCTTTGCCGTGGAAATTTGAGCCTGTGACCAAGAGTGTGAGGGTGTTGCCCGGTGAAACGGCGTTGGCGTTCTACACAGCGAAGAACTATGGTGATAAGGATTTAATTGGTATTGCTACCTACAACATCACTCCTGACAAGGTGAATTGGTCGTCCGGATAAGTGATTGGGTCGTAGAGCTGACTCAGTATCAGATCGCCCCTTACTTCGCCAAGGTCGAATGTTTCTGCTTCGAAGAGCAAAGGATCCGAGCgggagaagaagtggaTTTGCCAGTGTTTTTTTTCATCGACCGTGATATCGTCGATGAGCCACAGTTAGACAACTTGGACGATGTGGTGTTGAACTACACCTTCTTTCGGTACGCCATGTTCCTGATTTTGCATCGTGCTATCTACTCACCTCGGCGCTTCATCACAGTGCTCGAAGGAATGACATGGGTCACGCCGTTCCAGATGCCCCAGAGGATGTCATCCAGAAATCTCAAGGATTTGAGAATTATGAACTTGCGAAAAAAGCATAGAGATCTTCATCTGAGATATTTGGTGAAAAAGGTTGAAGATATCATTTATTGCATCGGACATATAGCATCAGGGTCGACTGTGCATGGACCACTCTTCTTGACTTTCCAGATTGCGTCTCTAATATGACGCTCATCATCGTTATTATTAACATCAAGATGCCTGTTGTTGGCTTGTCAATAACAGCAAGTCTACTTGCGCTATCTGCATCAGACATCGATCTTTGCCAGAATCATAGAATCTAATTTTTCTCTTTTATCGGAACCAAATTTGCAGATATATTTGCTTATAACGTGCTGTCTAAACTGCCCTGTGGGGTTCCTCATCTCTATAGCCATTGTCAGGGCATAGATATAATTGGGTGACGTCTCACACTAGATTGGGGCACTGAAGTATAAATAATAGGTCCATGTTGACGGAACTATTATTGGTTCACTGGAAGACTATTTTTTATCTTATTCGCTGATGTGGGAACGAGATCAAACTGCTTACGTTACGTTCCAGAGCCTCCACCACCGTCTGCAAGCCTCCACTTACAAGTCATTATCCATGACTGACCTCGGGGAACAGAGCTCGGCCGGTCGTCGTCTCGCGGTCCGCTCTTATTCGGCATGTTTCAGAACTCTTCAACAAAGCTCTATGACGACCTCCACATTGCCTCCACCATCCCTGATACGCTGATTCTGGCACAACAGGGagcatcatcatctttcaTTTATTAAGAGATAAATTAACGCCGAGTTGAAGGCCGCACAAAATAGGAGAGTGTTATCCATGACCGAACCATATAAATACCAGCGATGAACATCTTACATCGCCTATTATCCCCCAGCACAGTCTCTACGGCCTCTATAAACATTCACAATAAGAAGTTCACCATCAAGCATGACCACTCTTCCACCTCCCCGAAGAATTATTGCAGCTCATGGTATCAACGGCGAGCCTCACATTATTGACGAAGAGATCCATTATCCAGCCGACTCCCCTTTCCAGGCGGCTGTTGGTTTCCTCCAGCCAGAACTCGTGGGCAAGCCGGACAAATCTATCGAGTGGGCTAGTATCAAGCCCGCGAGACTCTCCAATGACGACGCTATTTCCTTGAGATGGCTTGGTGAGTCAACGCCATGTCGTCTGTGGCAGTCAGCACTTGAGCTGATATATGTACAGACTTTCCCCCCGGTTTCAAAGTCGATCTTCATTTCACTCAAACTATCGGTGAGTATGATCTGATTGCCATTAGATATTACGGGCTCATACTCTCTCATTCAGATTATGTCATTGTCATCCATGGTGAACTCGAAATGATCCTTCACGACGGTTCTTCAAAGACCGTTCGAGCAGGCGATACTATTGTGCAGATCGCCAACATCCATGGTTGGAACAACAACACCACCGAGTGGGCTAGTGAGTCTTCCTGTGCACCTACACAAGTGATGAATGAAAGAAAAAGTTGCAAAGTGCTGATGGTCTATGTGTCAGGGGTTGCAGCTATTGTCGTACCCTCTGAGCCTGTTAAGATCAACGGTCGTGGCCTGGAAGAGCCTCCTTTCAACGCTTACCACGCTCAGTTCTAACTTTTAGAAGATCTGATTAGCTCATTGCATATACATGACTACTATGTTTCCGCAGCATGTACTTATTATTGTCCAAGGTTCAGCAGTAAAGTCTTAATGTCGTACCTGGTTGAATAACTATTATTTacgagtacgagtactcTATCTGCGAATTTAAGTTTGGGCCTCTTGCCCTCTCGGGTATGAAGAGCCACTGTGAAAGCACAGGTTGAATTGGAAGCTGTTGAACGCCTACGTCTGGGAGAATATGCGCTCAAACCCACTGGCGGTCCAACGTGGCTCAAATGGCCATGCTTGAGGGAGAACAAAcgaaaggaagaaaaagcTGGCGACTGGGACTCGGAGCGTGACCATTTCGTTCTTCGTGATTtgcaaaaaagaaaaaaggatAGTAACATCTATAGTAACCGACTAACGACCCAAGTTTATAATCGGTGTGACTAGAAGCATTAGTAAATGATAATTGGAATCTAATAAGGGATACCTTTTTCGGACGTGACCGATTAAAAAAGGCGTTGGTGGCTATTTTGAGCCGGGCCCCACCGCCTCTAACAGTCAATTCTGGTGGTTGCTGTGCGCAGCGTTAATCCCGTATTATTGTCCTCTTTTTTCCCATCCACCCTCGTTATTCACCGTACAGATACACGGCTTCCTGTCAGATACAGGGTCAAGGAGAAACAACTCATAGCTCGTCCCAAGCCGCCATACAGATATCTCTCTTTCCGCAACACAGTACACGTCTTCGGTGTAAGACGGACACAAGACTGACGAAGAGACCCTATTCCTTCATCCTATTTTTCCCTCTTGCAACTTACTTCAAATACTTCAATTAAGACTCACAAGGATACGAAGATAGGATATGGGAAGAAAAAAGATTGAAATTCGCCCGCTCACTGTACGTTTTCTTCCGAAGAGCAATACGTACGTCTGAGAAACCAAAAGAGCTAACAGGTTATCTGACAGGACGAGCGTAACAGAAATGTTACTTTTCTGAAGGTTGGTCCACCACCCATCCATGGATTATTATCATCTGTAATATTCCCGTGCAGACACTGATCGCGAAACAGAGGAAAGCAGgtttgatgaagaaggcCTGGGAATTGTCGGTACTTTGCGCCGCAGATGTGTCGATCATCATCTTTTCTGCGGCCGGCAAGGCATTCGAATTTTCAAGCAAAGAGCTGGACAGTGAGATAGGCAGGTATCTCGATGTAAGCTACCAGTttactttttttttcgaTTGTGTGAGAAATATAGGCTGATGAGAGAATAGTATGAAGGGATGATTGAGAGAAGACGAGCGGCAGAGTTTGCAGCAATGGCGCTGGCaggagaggatgatgatgatgatgacgatgacgatTCTTCAAGAAAAGGTTCTACATCCAAAAGCAAGACAGCAGCTGCGATCAATGGCAATCCTCCTCCTACTAGGAGTCTTAAAGGCAAGGAAGTGTTCAAGCACCGAACAGTACGACCGAGCGAGgacaggaagagaaaaagacaGGATAGAAGACAGCGACGCAAAACTGAATCAAGCGAGAAGAGGAGTTTCATCGATGAGATCATTAGTGGAGGCGAGTCTGAcagtgaagaagaagtgaaACCCAGACGACGGTCAAATGTTGCACATGAACAGAACAGGAAGCATATGAGTGGgcagagagaagaggacgagTTGACTGATGATATGCCTCACGTACGTGTACTCTGATGTACAAAATTCATAGTTCTGACTCTCCATTTAGGCAGCAAGGCAATCTCTCGATGGATTACAATACGCTCTCAGCATGTACGCGTCTCAACCAACACCCGAACGCAATGCGCCTGGCCATCGATCTCCTCACGCTGAATTTCTCGCTTCTGCCGGTTCATCCTCCCAAACACCGCATACGGCTCCCCCAATCCATCGCCACTCATCAGACACCATTCCATACTCAATGACTAACCCTCTTGCTGCTCCGGTGCAAGCATCGTTAAGTGTCCCACAGCTCGCTATTCACCCTTCCTATCCTCACAGTCCCAATGGTCACCCTGGTTATCTTGGTTACCCTGGTTCTCTTTTCGGGGTGCAAGCGCCATATCTATCGCGTCAACCATTTGTTGGCGTTCCTCAGCCTCCGCCCTATTATGGTGCTCGCGGTCCAGGATCTCATCCCGCTGAACCTCCGATGCCCGGCATTCCAACGCAAGTGCCTGGCTCACAGCCTATTCAATGGGACCAAAATCTCCTCGCTCGTTATGCAGAGTTCCAACTTCAGCAGAATCACCAGCGTCAGCAACGCATACTTTTAGAGAAACAACGACAACAACTGGCAGAGCTGGGCGTCCCTCTGGACGAGAAGAATTTATTAGACGAGATCTTTGGAGGGGTAGGAGCTGGTCGGTCGGGAAGTGGAAGTGCGGGCGCATTTGGGGCAGGTTCAGGATCAATGCCTCTTGCCGGACTCGGCAATACCGCCTCTGACgggagagaagaagggaatAATCTAGAGTTCATCTGGCCGTTGGGTAACAATGCTGCTGCTGCGGCAAGTGGCGATGAAGATCGAAACGACGTTTCTTCCCATtccgctgctgctgctgctgctgctcaTCATCGTCAGGGAGGTTATGGAAAACAACAGCGTGCCCAGCAACAAAAGGCGGGTTGGGGGTTTGATGGCGCGGGCTTCGAGGGCATGGAGGAAGGGGCTAGCGGGAGTGGAGTGGGTTTACCAAGTCCTGTCTCAGCAGGTGCTGGCGGAGGGAGAAAGTACAGTGTAGAtgaggagaggatgagcaACAGGACAAAAGTCTAATCATGCGTTTAATGCGGTATCGTCCTTGCATATAAAGCTTCTTCTCTGATTCACTAGAAAGAGGCTTGCATCGGAGCGCTTTCGTAGCGAGCGCTTGTACATTATTCTTCACGTTTGCCCTTTTCAACAcgttcttcttcaactgATTTGTTCTTGTTGATTATAGAGCCGACTTTTATAGCAGTGTAGCGTCTCGATATCATGTATTTGCACTTGTATGTTTGATTTGTGCATAAGATGACAGAGTTGTCAAATGTACAAGATAGGTTATTAACCTGTTGCTGAAGGAAATTGAGGAGTAAGTTAGTATGGTCGATTGAACATGAGGACGACATCATCCTCGTCGTCACTGTCACTCTCTTCTATCGAGCGTTCACGGCCATCCTCAGAGTCATTTTCGATCGAAGAGGGCTATCGGAAAGGTAAGTGATTCGAAATACTATTAATGCATTGCACAACTCACCTCGCTGGTATAAAGACATGCAAAATGATACCTATCACTATCCATATCCTCCGCTGAATTGGAATCCTGACTTTCTCCACTGATAGATATGCCAGACATCGTCTTATACAGCCCCATGGCCCGTCTGACTGTGATAATTCTTCTCTCTGGGATtggtggtgatgatggAACAGGAGGTGGGAGCACTGACAGAGGGATACCGTCAAAATGAGTGATGGAGCGTTTAcgtttccctttcaaaGTATGGGACATGAGAGAGGATAGAGTAGGCGCGTGCGTCTGCTAAAGATGGCTTGTTAGGATGTATATGTAGAGGCTCGACGTACAAGGGATGAAGGGGTTTCCGTGCACAATGATTTCCGGCATTCTGATAACAAAAAAGTGACGATCCTGATCAAAGCCGGTCGAGATGTCTGTATGGTCATAAGGATATATGAAATCTGGTTTATTGTGGATGCCAAAGGTTTGGCATGCGACGATGAGGCTGGGAAAGGGGTTGGTGAGTAGTGAATGCTAGTAGACATCATGGTTAGATCCGTGACGTTTGTGAGTATCGTCAGTTGTCAACGTAAATATATACAACAAAAGTCATGCACATCCACTTAACCAAGTCATTTCGGATATGTGTTTAGAGTAGTGAGTGGATGATGAGCAGTGAGTGAAGGGTGTTTGCCTCAGCCAGTGATCAATCAGCTTCGCAGGCTCATCCATCCGTCTGTCGTTGCGGATAATGGCGGCTGTGCGATGATGGCCGACGGATAATATTTCCTGACAAAACATGCTGAAGACCACAATAATTAACAATCGCTGAAGACCTTAATAACTTGTCTGCGCTCATTCCACAAAAGACATCCGGTCAACAAGAAGGCTGCAGATCCTGtggaagggaaaaaaaCCAGGGAACTTGAGAGAATTTCGCTATTTTTTTGACTGTATTATAGCGACGGTTGCGGCGGTCCAAGCGCAACTAAGATCGCGACAAGCTTCGCCAGGCACACGAATATGGGGGAGCCGCCAGGGGAGCAGTTAATTACCGCTTCTGGAAGTTATTTACTCATAATTAAGAATGTGGGCCCGTTTTTAAGGTTTGAGCTTTGTTGCTGCCTCGGCACTCTCTCCCTTCCGAAGATCCGCCACTATCCCCTCTACAACTTTGattttcctttttcaaCCTCTTCACAAGTATTTAACAGGTGTATGCCTGCACACTCATTCACTTCTTCCGCCGATATCTCTCTCTCCCCGTCGATAGAGGCATCCACATCAGACTCCCTGCCCTCTCTCTTGTCCTCTCTCCGACACAGACCGTCAGGTAGAATCTCGAAAACCCCAACTTCACCAAAATCTTTCGCGAGCGCAATGTTCTCCGCGCGCAAGTACACTCCATTGCCTACTAATGCCAATGGCCCTTCAAGGAAACGCACTGCTGCTGGTTTGACAGCATGGAAGAGATGGGCTTTACTCGCCACTATCGCTGTGGCCCTTATCTTTTTGGTATTTGGCCGCTCTGGAGGTGGATCTGATGAACAGATCTACAATGAAGAAAGTAAGCATAGATCCTGAGAGTAGTTGGAAAATTACTGATGTGTTCATAGACACATACACACCCTCGCTGGACGAGGACGTCGTAGAAGGCGATGCAGTCGACTACAGCTCTCCTCCTTTCCGTCCTGAAGACTCTAATGTGGCTCAGCCTTTGGACCATGAAGACGGAGATGACGGTGTACTTCACGCCCTTCCTATTGGCGACACTTCCAACCCTCACGACCCTACCTCTAACGAAGCCCAGGATGCTTCTGAAGCTGAGGGGGACTTCACCGAGGTCACCGACGAGGAGTCTTTTTCTGAGAAGCAATCTCCTTACCCTGGATCCTTCGAGGAAGACCCCGACCCCACTTCCACTACTGCCTGTACCGAGTCCATCTCTTCTGACAAGCCTCTTGTACAGTACGCTCTTACCATTGACGCTGGTTCCACCGGTTCAAGGATTCATGTCTACAAATTCAACAACTGTGGTCCTTCTCCTCAGCTGGAGTACGAGACATTTATGGCTGTCAATCCCGGACTCTCTGCCTACGCTCGTGACCCTACTGCTGCCGCTGCTTCTCTTGATCCTTTGCTCGAAGAGGCTTACAGAGTCGTTCCCGAGAGCTTGCGAAAGTGTACACCTGTCGAGGTCAAGGCTACTGCTGGTTTGAGGTTGCTCGGCCAGCAGGAAAGTGTGGCTATCCTTGATGAAGTCAGGAACAGGCTCGAGACCAACTGGGACTTCACTGTCAGTGGCGACAGGGCCGTCGAGATCATGGACGGCAAGGATGAGGGTAAGTTATTACTATCAATCTGAGCTCGACAGAGAGTTGATTTTTTATATCAGGTGTCTACGCTTGGATCACCGCCAACTATCTCCTCAACAAGATTGGTGAAGGGGCCGATTCTGACGACACGCTTGCCGTCATGGACCTCGGTGGTGCTTCCACTCAAATTGTATTTGAACCCAAGTTCCCCGCCGACTCTGACCAGGCCCTCGTCGAGGGTGAACACAAGTACGAACTCAACTTTGGCGGCAAGGACTTTACCCTCTACCAACACTCTTACCTCGGCTATGGTCTCATGCGCGCCAGGCGAAGTGTACACAACCTTGTTGCTTTCACCTGGAGCTTTGGCCAGGGTGAAGTTGAGTGGGAGAACTTGAGTGAGGACATTGAAGTGCCCAACCCTTGTTTGTCTAAGGGTATGACTCGAAGAGTCGCGCTCGACCCTCCTGGAAGGCCGACTGTTAATGTTACCATGCACGGTGGTAACGGTAACTTTGAGGCTTGTAACAGGGTTGTCGAGTTGGTCATGGCCAAGGATGCGTAagtgttttttttttataAAAAAAGTAAAAATAGCCAACATAAACTGATTGTTTTGAGCAGTATCTGTGAAGTCAAGCCTTGCTCTTTCAACGGTGTTTACCAACCCTCCCTTCTCGATACTTTCCCCCGTGGTCAACTCCTCGCCCTTTCCTACTTTACCGACCGCATCAAGCCTCTTCacccctcttcctccaccctctccatctctgAGCTCACCTCTATGGCCAAGGACGTCTGCGCCGGTCCCGATGCCTGGGCTGACCGATGGGGTAGCGACCCAGTCGCGATGGAGGAACTTGCGGGTAGGCCCGAGTACTGTCTCGACTTGACCTTTATGAACGCATTGCTCGGTCTCGGATACGAGCTCTCGCCCGAGAGGGAGTTGATGGTAGAGAAGAAGTTGAGGGGTGTAGAACTCGGCTGGGCGTTGGGTGCCGGTTTGGCGTTGGTGGAGAAGGCTGAGTTGACTTGTACTGCGTAAGcaaagagaaaaaagagtTAGGTTTTTTTTGCAGTCTTTTATCTATTTAAGAAAGTATGATTATAGAGGAGCTAGAGTGGATGAGAGGTCATTGAGGGGACTACAGTCTTTTGTAAAAACACGTAACACATAGTTTAGATCTTGACAAAGAAGATCATATCAATCATTTCCTGGTATGACATTCATTTTTGGTACTGTTTGGATATACGATGCACCCATCCAAGTCTTGATACATTTGCATTAATTTTGTTCATGGTCAGAGTATCATGGCAATAATGTGATTATCATACAGCTTAAGCACTGATTCAATTTATTTTGCTTATTCGTATACTACGTGCAAGTTACAAGATGGAAACGACTCCCATTTTAACCAAGACGAATACCCAAAGCCAATCCAGCGAGGAAGCTAGGCTCGTTCTGTCACATAACACAGTCAGCACCTATCGGCTCCTGATCTATTATAATGCgaaaggggaaaagaaaacaTACGCTGGAAGTCGGCGGTCAAAAAGTCGACCAGCCTGGCCCAGAGGCGACCGATAGTGGGGCCCTTGTGAGCTCCGGTATGGGTCTTGGTACCAAAGGCAGAGTCGTATCGAGAGCCAATCTTGGCCCAGTCAACTTGGATATAAGACTTGGTAGATAGATACTAATCCCATCAACTTATCAGATCCTCAGGCATATAGACAAGTTCTCCTGGAACTTACTTGGAGGAAGACAAAGGCGCCACCTAGCAAGAATGCGATGGCCTTTGCGCCCTTCTTGATAAATATACCGGCACAGATACCACAGACAGCACCAAAACTGAGCTCATAGGCACTGACGATACTCTTAGGCCGTTTGCCTCCAAGTGCGGTACGTGATTCACCAGCGACATGAGGGGCGTTGACGATACCAGCAGTAGTACCGCTCATACATTGGGTACGACGAGTAGGAAGGGTGAGGGAGAGAGTGGTAAGTGTTAGAGATGCTGCTATACCAAGACCCAAAGGGGAGATGGATCGGGCTCTGGCAGAGGGAGGGGGATGGGAAAGGGCGATGGCCCGGGGAGAGAAGGTAGGACGATGAAAAGATCTGACGAGCGGACGGAGAGACGAGGGGGAGGGGCCGTGAGAGTGGAGGAAGGATGTGAAAAGGGTGGGTCTGAAGGACATTGTGGAGGTGCTTTAGAGGTGAAGTTGGAATATGAGATATACCGAGAAACGGAAAGGACCGTGACGATAGTTACTTATAAATTGATCCGGTCGATCATCCAAAGGGGCCAATGACGCAACGTGCACACACCACCG is drawn from Cryptococcus gattii WM276 chromosome A, complete sequence and contains these coding sequences:
- a CDS encoding Guanosine-diphosphatase, putative (Similar to TIGR gene model, INSD accession AAW41664.1), whose product is MPAHSFTSSADISLSPSIEASTSDSLPSLLSSLRHRPSGRISKTPTSPKSFASAMFSARKYTPLPTNANGPSRKRTAAGLTAWKRWALLATIAVALIFLVFGRSGGGSDEQIYNEENTYTPSLDEDVVEGDAVDYSSPPFRPEDSNVAQPLDHEDGDDGVLHALPIGDTSNPHDPTSNEAQDASEAEGDFTEVTDEESFSEKQSPYPGSFEEDPDPTSTTACTESISSDKPLVQYALTIDAGSTGSRIHVYKFNNCGPSPQLEYETFMAVNPGLSAYARDPTAAAASLDPLLEEAYRVVPESLRKCTPVEVKATAGLRLLGQQESVAILDEVRNRLETNWDFTVSVYAWITANYLLNKIGEGADSDDTLAVMDLGGASTQIVFEPKFPADSDQALVEGEHKYELNFGGKDFTLYQHSYLGYGLMRARRSVHNLVAFTWSFGQGEVEWENLSEDIEVPNPCLSKGMTRRVALDPPGRPTVNVTMHGGNGNFEACNRVVELVMAKDAICEVKPCSFNGVYQPSLLDTFPRGQLLALSYFTDRIKPLHPSSSTLSISELTSMAKDVCAGPDAWADRWGSDPVAMEELAGRPEYCLDLTFMNALLGLGYELSPERELMVEKKLRGVELGWALGAGLALVEKAELTCTA